Within the Eucalyptus grandis isolate ANBG69807.140 chromosome 1, ASM1654582v1, whole genome shotgun sequence genome, the region GAATATTCGGCTCAATTCTATGCTATTTATTGTTGCCTGGTGTCAGCTTCCTAGTTCCTACCTTTGAATAATTAGCTATCcgacccccccaaaaaaaaagaaaagaaaagaaaagaaaagaaaagaaaaaagcaaagagcCTGTGCTCGAGCAAGTTTCAGGCGGGGCGATTCCCATCcacactcttttttctttacctgCAATTTTATGGAGGAGACATTAGTTTCCTCGGAGGAAGTCACACTGTATGATGATCGATAGGCAACAAATTGCATGCTGCAATGGGATGTTAGGTTCCATGACTTGCCTGTGCAGATTTTGTATCATAGAAGGGCCTGAGACAGTGCAGGACTTTGCCAAGATGGAAATGCAAGAAATCCAAGACAATATCCGAAGTCGGCGGAATAAAATCTTTCTACACATGGAGGAGGTATAAATGGGACTATGCTGCTTTTATGGGAGAGAGACTTTGGTTATCGATGAATATTTCCAGACCTAGACATGAGTATATGgtgctaattttattttattttcattttccatgtcCTGACCTGCTGTAATAGATATCttgtatttaaaattttcaggtcCGTCGGCTCAGGATACAGCAGAGAATTAAAAGTGCCGAACTTGGTGTATTAAAGGACGAGCAGGAAAATGAGCTCCCAAACTTCCCATCGTTCATCCCTTTCTTGCCCCCTCTAGTGAGTTTTTCATGTCTGCAGTAGCACCTTCTTTCTCACTTTTTCCTTGTCTTTTCCATATGCGGCATTTTGATTTGTACTTGACAAATGGTCGGGATGCTGATCAAAATTTTGCATTGTTTATGGATACTTGATTACAGACTTCAGCAAATCTCAAACAGTACTATGCCACTTGTTTTTCTCTCATTGCTGGGATTATTATCTTCGGCGGCCTTCTAGCACCCATTGTAAGTTTGTAGAATTAAAACCCCAGAATCTGCACTTAAGCTAGTTGCCAGGAGTTGGATGGTTCTCATTCATGGCTTaacttttctctttaattttcattGTCCGTCCATAACCATGACCCATTAACTGTGTCTGCTTTGACCAACTAGTTGGAACTTAAGCTGGGAATAGGAGGCACGTCTTACGAAGACTTCATTCAAAGCATGCATCTGCCTATGCAGTTGAGGTACTAATTAATgtctttatcattttctttgtcaCTTTACCACCTTCATCTCTGTTCACAGCTGTAAAACCACTACATTTGATTTGCTCTCAGGGGTTATATGGGGCTGAGCGTTCTAATGCTCAGTGTTTTAGCATGAGTTTGTATAACTTCGCAATTTTTAAGTTTAACAAGCATGTCAGGCTAGTTTCCAAGAGTTATTGTGCTTCCGATGCGTTAGAAGTATCCATTTAGATTTATGGCTGAGCAATTggtatttctcaaataaaaaaatttggtcaaaGAATACGTATTTGCAGATGAAGAATTTAGTGACCTCTGGAAGGTTGTGATAGAATGACAGGATCAGATATCTTTTAGTTGTGTCAGTTAAACGCTTTGGATTGCTTGTGCTTTATCACTTTCTGTGCTCACCTGCATCAGCTGCAAACTTCAGCCAGGTTGATCCGATAGTGGCATCCTTCTCTGGCGGAGCTGTTGGGGTGATCTCAGCTCTCATGGTTGTTGAGATAAATAATGTAAAGCAGCAAGAAGATAAAAGATGCAAATACTGTCTTGGGACTGGTAGATCTCCTTCTATGCGTCATTTTTTATCTCCTTTTTCATGTGATTTGGGTGATTCTTGATCTAGTGCTGGTAGCAAATCAAAGCATGGAAATCATGCTTAAACTTGCCTTTGGAAAGATGACTCTTAGGTACTCAAGAGGCTCAGTCTAGGGGAATGACTTAATTGTTTTCTCTCGCTTGGTAAATGCAGGATATCTTGCCTGTGCTCGTTGTTCAAGCACAGGGGCCCTTGTCCTTATCGAGCCAGTCTCGTCATTCAATGGCAGTGATCAACCTCTGTCACCTCCTAGGACAGAGAGATGTTCAAATTGTTCAGGATCCGGAAAGGTTAGCCTTCTACGTGATGGTTCCAGTATGAGATATGCTTTGTCAtttagaaaatggaaaaagcCAGAGTTTCTGCTGAGCATAAAAGGCTTGCTCTGATATCACATGATAGCTGCACATTGCATATGTTGACTAAACCTCCGATAACAGCCTTGTTGGTACTTGTCGCAGGTTATGTGTCCGACATGCCTCTGCACTGGAATGGCTATGGCCAGCGAGCATGATCCAAGAATAGATCCCTTCGATTGAGGATATACCGCATTTTCGAATGAGAAGTTGAATTGTGTGTACACGAAATAGATATATGCGGCACTTATCATATGTGATATCCACGTTTCCTTGAGAAAAGGGTGAGGAAGATTGCAAATGGAGCTTTGACCTTGAATCTTATTTGACAGGCTCATGAAAGGGTCTTCTCACATTTTCAATTTGCCTTAAAGCATTGTACTCGATAACTCTAAGCAGCCTTGCTCTCTTATAAATATATTCAGAGGCTGCGTTGGTTGTCTGAATTTTTAGTCAAGATAGGACTGGACATAAATAGTTCCGTAATCTATAGATTTTATTATATCCTATTCTCTGTGTGGTGAATTCTTAAAGGTtggtatttttatattttattttgtctattaTTTGGTATGAATGACGTATTAATGTaaataaacttgaaaatgtatgaacaaaaatggaagaatcTATCTTGACTTACCGCTAAAGAATTGCATATGCACAAAGGACCCGCCAATCCATAATTGTTGGACTAGTTTATTTTTGTATGAAAAAGTTAAGGAGGATCGGAAAATTCCAAGGCCTGGCATACCACTGGTGTGGAAGATCTTATAGATAACTTACAAATCGCATATCAAAGGGGACGGTTAGCAGCGGGATTCGAAGCTAGGCATGATGTGCGGAAAGTCACAAGTTCGATTAtggcaagaaaaataaatgggttataGCAAGATCATGATATAGATTGGCCATGCTATGCCAACTCtaataatataaagaaaacattattattcatttacttttacaattctgaaaaaataaagtatttcAACTCTTTCGTAATTTTCGTGCAGTTCCAACTTAATTCGCAAAGCAACGGAGGGAGGAGTTTTGACTCTTGCTGTTTTCATGGACTTTtgacataaataatatatttataaagtaAAAAGAGTTTTGAGTCTCTTGTTGTATTTGTGAAGTTTTGATGTGAATTAAAGAATTATGAAAGAGTCGTGAAGTTCGACATAACTTAAAAATACAAAGGAGAAGGAGACAGAGAGgatagggttttatttttttccaaaatatttggaAAGAATTACTCATCCGTGAGAATTCAACTAATTATCAGAATTCATGGTATCtatttatatttgaaagaaaGATATTGCTTTCCTTGCCTCTCTTATTATACAATTCTCTTCTTGTTGAGTCCCTTTATTCTCTATCCACAAAGACAATATGTAGGACCGATGTCAGGATTGAATTATGGAAGAAAGGACTCATCAAACCGTGTTCGCTAACTAAtggaataaaattcaaaaaaaaaaaaaaaaaactaatggaaTAAAATACTAAAAGAGTAGAAAAGAATTGTCTTTTCTATAAGTTCCCTCTCATTCTTCaacaattaaaaagatttttttaaagtttgaattaattcatttaaactcgtgttatttttcttttttattccctgCCATCATGCCTCAACAAAATTTGTATTAGATAATGAATTACGCTAATATacctaaatatatataaataataaagaaaatcaagtgaaaaatacaaaaaaaaaaaaccccaaaccaaCACATCTATGaattcgtgacaaatttatccggAATGActacaaaaatctcaaattgatatacttgtaataaattta harbors:
- the LOC104450037 gene encoding protein ORANGE, chloroplastic is translated as MICSGRLLAVSFPPAKPLCFCPCSSPFPTSRVRRLKPGFSSRWRSMATDPESSSFAPPVDSDSPDKTAAGFCIIEGPETVQDFAKMEMQEIQDNIRSRRNKIFLHMEEVRRLRIQQRIKSAELGVLKDEQENELPNFPSFIPFLPPLTSANLKQYYATCFSLIAGIIIFGGLLAPILELKLGIGGTSYEDFIQSMHLPMQLSQVDPIVASFSGGAVGVISALMVVEINNVKQQEDKRCKYCLGTGYLACARCSSTGALVLIEPVSSFNGSDQPLSPPRTERCSNCSGSGKVMCPTCLCTGMAMASEHDPRIDPFD